One Chloroflexota bacterium genomic region harbors:
- a CDS encoding NADH-quinone oxidoreductase subunit J, with protein sequence MSARSRTGASTLDISTVLFVVLAAGVLGGGLAAVLLRNVIHSAVAMMVSFGALAGTYALLGAPIVAAAQVLIYLGAISVLILFAIMLTQAGDANLPAPFQRQAPFAALVAIGIVALVGWALLQTDWPNPSVIIPVELDALAAALFNDYALPFEIVGFLLLAAIIGAIYLARRPEEDERMN encoded by the coding sequence GTGAGCGCTCGGTCTCGAACGGGAGCCTCGACTCTGGACATCTCGACCGTCCTCTTCGTGGTGCTCGCCGCCGGCGTCCTCGGCGGCGGCCTGGCGGCCGTCCTGCTGCGGAACGTGATCCATTCCGCGGTGGCCATGATGGTCTCTTTCGGAGCCCTGGCGGGCACGTACGCCCTGCTCGGCGCGCCCATCGTGGCCGCCGCCCAGGTCCTCATCTACCTGGGGGCCATCAGCGTCCTGATCCTGTTCGCGATCATGCTGACCCAGGCCGGCGACGCCAACCTGCCGGCACCTTTCCAGCGCCAGGCGCCGTTCGCGGCCCTGGTCGCCATCGGGATCGTGGCCCTCGTCGGTTGGGCCCTGCTCCAGACCGACTGGCCCAACCCCAGCGTGATCATCCCGGTCGAGCTCGACGCCCTGGCCGCCGCCCTCTTCAACGACTACGCGCTGCCGTTCGAGATCGTGGGCTTCCTGTTGCTGGCCGCCATCATCGGCGCCATCTACCTCGCCCGACGGCCCGAAGAAGACGAGCGGATGAACTGA
- a CDS encoding MBL fold metallo-hydrolase, producing the protein MIVRLWGTRGSVAAAGPQTARYGGNTACVEVRGDDGTLLVLDAGTGIQRLGAEVAMEAGRIDILLTHLHMDHIQGLGFFAPIFRPGCEIHIWGPPSPTLHLRARLTRYLSPPLFPIRLRDLRANFDFHDAPQEPFRIGPFTILADEVIHPGATLGFRVSENGRSLAYLSDHEPALGTGNGDGNTSWVSGLRLARGADVLIHDAQYTNEERAERLGWGHSSVGEAIAFARRAQVGKLVLFHHDPARTDDQMDVLAMAAADLAASTANGLQVTAGREGDQLLP; encoded by the coding sequence GTGATCGTCCGTCTGTGGGGCACCCGCGGGTCGGTGGCGGCCGCCGGCCCCCAGACCGCGCGCTATGGCGGCAACACGGCCTGCGTGGAGGTGCGCGGCGACGATGGGACGCTGCTCGTCCTCGACGCGGGGACCGGCATCCAGCGCCTGGGCGCTGAGGTCGCGATGGAGGCGGGGCGGATCGACATCCTGCTGACCCACCTCCACATGGACCACATCCAGGGCCTGGGCTTCTTTGCCCCGATCTTTCGCCCCGGCTGCGAGATCCACATCTGGGGTCCGCCCTCGCCGACGCTCCATCTGCGCGCCCGCCTGACGCGCTACCTCTCCCCGCCCCTGTTCCCCATCCGCTTGCGCGACCTGCGTGCCAACTTCGACTTTCACGATGCTCCACAGGAGCCGTTCCGGATCGGTCCATTCACCATCCTGGCCGATGAGGTCATCCATCCCGGCGCGACCCTCGGCTTTCGGGTCAGCGAGAACGGCCGTTCCCTGGCCTACCTGAGCGACCACGAGCCGGCGCTCGGGACGGGGAACGGAGATGGCAACACATCCTGGGTGAGCGGGCTGCGCCTGGCGCGCGGGGCGGACGTGCTCATCCACGACGCCCAATACACGAACGAAGAGCGTGCCGAGCGGCTGGGCTGGGGCCACTCATCGGTCGGCGAGGCCATTGCCTTCGCGCGCCGCGCCCAGGTCGGCAAGCTGGTCCTGTTCCACCACGATCCGGCACGAACCGACGATCAGATGGACGTCCTGGCCATGGCGGCCGCGGACCTGGCCGCGTCCACCGCCAACGGCCTGCAGGTGACCGCCGGGCGCGAGGGCGATCAGCTCTTGCCGTAG
- the nuoL gene encoding NADH-quinone oxidoreductase subunit L: protein MPALPLAGFLFAVLVGPRFDRIPEHAEHDDEHGAGAGHDTGGDAHASHAEAVDESGYRGVPTEEEQRETSPHRGHADDLANANGADGIIPDELNDGRGQPGHVTPGGPRPVYRSWWVPVALVAVAWAASMAIFGAVIFGGAEYRVTVYEWIVSGDFRIEITFFVDALTAVLLLVVSTVGLLVHVYSIGYMDGDRSVWRFFAYLNLFMFSMLLLILADNFLLLYVGWEAVGLCSYLLIGYWYKKPSAAGAAKKAFIVNRVGDFGFGLGVILIWTLLGTLTFDEVFAGIGGLEGWQITLIALLLFAGAVGKSAQFPLHVWLPDAMEGPTPVSALIHAATMVNAGVYLVARANPIFAHSPEAMGVVVAIGVFTAVLAAAIAVTQNDIKKVLAYSTVSQLAYMFFGLGIGAWAAAIFHLLTHGFFKGLLFMASGSVIHGAGGEQDMRFMGGLRERMRWTYGTMLVGALALAGIPIFAGFFSKDEILSEAFARGYPIYWAVGIGVAFLTAFYTFRMIFMTFHGSWRGPAAAWKHVHESARTMVAPLVILAVPTALAGLLLGIPPEGGTIHLWLEEVFASAEGLGAGIQPGSILAEAMEHGEAHGFELFGLGGLLLLAGASVGLAGILLARRWYIQDPEAPARFVERFPFGLGPGMYRASLNKYYFDDLYQLIFARGGVVLSNALWWFDVKVIDGAVNGVGWLAQRLGGGLRRSQTGRVQNYGLGIAAGLVIVLLVYATVVR from the coding sequence ATCCCGGCCCTGCCGCTGGCCGGCTTCCTGTTCGCGGTGCTGGTTGGGCCGCGCTTCGACCGCATTCCGGAGCACGCCGAGCACGATGACGAGCACGGCGCCGGGGCCGGTCACGACACGGGCGGCGACGCGCACGCCTCCCACGCCGAGGCGGTCGACGAGTCCGGGTACCGCGGCGTCCCGACCGAGGAGGAGCAGCGCGAGACCTCGCCCCACCGGGGCCACGCCGACGACCTGGCCAACGCCAACGGGGCCGATGGGATCATCCCCGACGAGCTGAACGACGGGCGCGGGCAGCCCGGTCACGTGACGCCCGGCGGGCCGCGGCCGGTCTACCGCTCGTGGTGGGTCCCGGTCGCATTGGTGGCCGTGGCCTGGGCCGCGTCAATGGCCATCTTCGGCGCGGTCATCTTCGGAGGCGCCGAGTACCGGGTCACCGTCTACGAGTGGATCGTGTCGGGTGATTTCCGGATCGAGATCACGTTCTTCGTGGACGCGCTGACCGCGGTCCTGCTGCTGGTGGTCAGCACGGTGGGCCTGCTGGTCCACGTCTATTCCATCGGCTACATGGACGGCGACCGCAGCGTCTGGCGCTTCTTCGCCTACCTGAACCTGTTCATGTTCAGCATGCTGCTGCTGATCCTGGCCGACAACTTCCTGCTCCTGTACGTGGGCTGGGAGGCGGTCGGCCTGTGCTCGTACCTCCTCATCGGCTACTGGTACAAGAAGCCGTCCGCGGCAGGAGCCGCCAAGAAGGCGTTCATCGTCAACCGGGTCGGCGACTTCGGTTTCGGGCTGGGCGTGATCCTGATCTGGACCCTGCTCGGCACGCTGACGTTCGACGAGGTGTTCGCGGGGATCGGCGGCCTCGAGGGCTGGCAGATCACCCTCATCGCCCTGCTCCTGTTCGCAGGGGCAGTGGGCAAGAGCGCCCAGTTCCCGCTGCACGTCTGGCTCCCGGACGCGATGGAGGGCCCCACCCCGGTCAGCGCCCTCATCCACGCCGCGACCATGGTCAACGCCGGGGTGTACCTGGTCGCCCGCGCCAACCCGATCTTTGCCCACTCGCCGGAGGCAATGGGCGTGGTGGTCGCGATCGGGGTGTTCACCGCCGTCCTGGCGGCGGCCATTGCGGTCACCCAGAACGACATCAAGAAGGTGCTGGCCTACTCGACCGTCAGCCAGCTGGCGTACATGTTCTTCGGGCTGGGGATCGGGGCCTGGGCGGCGGCCATCTTCCACCTGCTGACCCACGGCTTCTTCAAGGGCCTGCTGTTCATGGCTTCCGGATCGGTCATCCACGGGGCCGGCGGGGAGCAGGACATGCGCTTCATGGGCGGCCTCCGGGAACGCATGCGCTGGACGTACGGGACCATGCTCGTGGGGGCCCTGGCGCTGGCCGGGATCCCGATCTTCGCGGGGTTCTTCAGCAAGGACGAGATCCTGTCGGAGGCCTTCGCCCGCGGCTACCCGATCTACTGGGCGGTGGGCATCGGGGTCGCGTTCCTGACCGCGTTCTACACCTTCCGGATGATCTTCATGACCTTCCACGGCTCGTGGCGCGGGCCGGCGGCCGCCTGGAAGCACGTCCACGAGAGCGCGCGGACGATGGTCGCGCCGCTCGTCATCCTGGCCGTCCCTACCGCGCTGGCCGGGCTCCTGCTGGGCATTCCGCCCGAGGGCGGCACGATCCATCTGTGGCTGGAGGAGGTCTTCGCCAGTGCTGAGGGGCTCGGGGCCGGTATCCAGCCCGGCTCGATCCTGGCGGAGGCCATGGAGCACGGGGAGGCGCACGGCTTCGAGCTGTTCGGCCTTGGCGGGCTGCTGCTGCTGGCCGGGGCGTCGGTCGGCCTGGCCGGCATCCTGCTCGCCCGGCGCTGGTACATCCAGGATCCCGAGGCGCCCGCGCGTTTTGTGGAGCGCTTCCCGTTCGGGCTGGGGCCGGGCATGTACCGGGCCAGCCTGAACAAGTACTACTTCGACGACCTGTACCAGCTCATCTTCGCTCGCGGCGGCGTGGTGCTTTCAAATGCCCTGTGGTGGTTCGACGTGAAGGTCATCGACGGGGCGGTGAACGGCGTCGGCTGGTTGGCCCAGCGCCTGGGCGGCGGGTTGCGCAGGTCCCAGACCGGGCGGGTCCAGAACTACGGATTGGGGATCGCGGCCGGGTTGGTCATCGTCCTGCTGGTCTATGCCACGGTGGTGCGCTGA
- a CDS encoding PAS domain-containing protein, which produces MTDLPQQPIEMILLRQLSEHLSIPMWVIDGEGDLVFFNEAAEPTLGVRADDVDQMPFETWTTSFRPRDLSGNPLPPEALPPIIALRKGEPAHATIEITGGDGVARRIGVTAFPLTGGHGDIMGSVTMFWESPKA; this is translated from the coding sequence ATGACCGATCTTCCCCAGCAGCCGATCGAGATGATCCTGCTCCGCCAGCTGTCGGAGCACCTGTCCATTCCGATGTGGGTCATCGACGGCGAGGGGGATCTCGTCTTTTTCAACGAGGCGGCCGAGCCGACCCTCGGCGTGCGGGCCGACGACGTTGACCAGATGCCGTTCGAGACCTGGACCACGTCCTTCCGGCCCCGGGATCTATCGGGCAATCCGCTGCCGCCCGAGGCGCTGCCCCCGATCATCGCGCTGCGAAAGGGGGAACCGGCCCATGCCACGATCGAGATCACGGGCGGGGATGGGGTCGCGCGCCGGATCGGCGTCACCGCCTTCCCGCTGACCGGCGGCCACGGCGACATCATGGGCTCGGTGACGATGTTCTGGGAGTCCCCCAAGGCGTGA
- the nuoK gene encoding NADH-quinone oxidoreductase subunit NuoK: MGLNGYLFLSLALFGIGAFGFLARRNAIMMLICIELMLNAVNLALVAFNAFDYYATDDAGAVFSLLVMAVAAAEATVGLALVIAIIRTRQTAEVDDYADLKE; encoded by the coding sequence ATGGGCCTCAACGGCTACCTGTTCCTGTCACTCGCCCTGTTCGGGATCGGGGCCTTCGGCTTCCTGGCCCGACGCAACGCGATCATGATGCTGATCTGCATCGAGCTCATGTTGAACGCGGTCAACCTGGCCCTGGTGGCCTTCAACGCGTTCGATTATTACGCCACCGATGACGCGGGCGCCGTCTTCTCGCTGCTCGTGATGGCCGTCGCGGCAGCCGAGGCGACGGTCGGCCTGGCCCTGGTCATCGCGATCATCCGCACCCGTCAGACCGCCGAGGTCGACGACTACGCCGATCTGAAGGAGTAA
- a CDS encoding NADH-ubiquinone oxidoreductase-F iron-sulfur binding region domain-containing protein — MAAGLSPQIRILPGGEHRLLAGIGKLDPESLAAYRKAGGYRGLTRAITKLSPDEVITEIFASRLRGRGGAGFPVADKWRATRSAPGERKIAVANLMGADPTSLGDRALAEGNPHLVLEGLLIAAAAVGASEAILAVRRDWTAGIERLRKAAADAEAAHLAGYLILGTDVSVQVSVWEGSGAYVAGEETALIHALQGDRGMPLIRPPYPAARGLWGVPTLVHNGETLAHVAWILGHSAGDFAKVGPEEAPGTKLVTIAGAVRNPGLAEVAMGTVVADIVKLAGGSTGTVKAAFVGGPGAGALAANELSDTGYEYGALGAAGAHIGSGSVLVTDAATCMVATARFLLDYSAREACGKAVPCRIGPLRLVEILDRILAATPRPNDLVLLRELSAKIADTALCRLESLAPKPMLTTLDRFEDEYRAHAERGVCLAGSCKTDPVSPLLAPLAS, encoded by the coding sequence ATGGCGGCCGGCCTCTCCCCGCAGATCCGGATCCTCCCCGGCGGGGAGCACCGCCTGCTGGCCGGGATCGGGAAGCTGGACCCCGAGTCGCTGGCTGCGTACCGCAAGGCCGGTGGCTACCGCGGCCTGACCCGCGCCATCACCAAGCTCTCCCCCGACGAGGTCATCACCGAGATCTTCGCGTCCCGCCTCCGCGGCCGAGGGGGCGCTGGGTTCCCGGTGGCCGACAAGTGGCGCGCCACCCGTTCCGCCCCCGGTGAGCGGAAGATCGCGGTCGCCAACCTGATGGGCGCCGACCCGACATCGCTGGGGGATCGGGCGCTGGCCGAGGGCAACCCCCACCTCGTCCTGGAGGGGCTGCTCATCGCCGCCGCCGCGGTGGGGGCCTCGGAGGCCATTCTGGCCGTGCGGCGCGACTGGACCGCGGGCATCGAGCGCCTCCGCAAGGCGGCGGCGGATGCCGAGGCCGCCCACCTGGCGGGCTACCTCATCCTGGGCACCGACGTATCGGTCCAGGTGTCGGTGTGGGAAGGCTCCGGCGCCTACGTGGCGGGGGAGGAGACGGCCCTCATCCACGCCCTCCAGGGCGACCGCGGCATGCCGCTCATCCGCCCCCCGTATCCTGCCGCGCGCGGGCTGTGGGGCGTCCCGACGCTGGTCCACAACGGCGAGACCCTGGCCCACGTGGCCTGGATCCTGGGCCACTCGGCAGGCGACTTTGCCAAGGTCGGGCCCGAGGAGGCGCCGGGCACCAAGCTGGTCACCATCGCCGGCGCGGTGCGCAACCCGGGTCTGGCGGAGGTCGCGATGGGCACCGTGGTCGCCGACATCGTCAAGCTGGCCGGCGGGTCGACCGGGACCGTGAAAGCCGCGTTCGTGGGTGGACCGGGTGCCGGCGCGCTGGCTGCCAACGAACTGTCTGACACGGGCTACGAATACGGCGCGCTGGGCGCCGCCGGCGCTCACATCGGTTCGGGATCGGTCCTGGTCACCGACGCCGCCACCTGCATGGTGGCCACCGCCCGCTTCCTGCTGGACTACTCCGCGCGCGAGGCATGCGGAAAGGCCGTCCCGTGCCGGATCGGTCCGTTGCGGCTGGTTGAGATCCTGGACCGCATCCTGGCCGCCACCCCGCGCCCCAACGACCTGGTCCTGCTGCGCGAGCTGTCGGCCAAGATCGCCGACACCGCCCTGTGCCGCCTCGAATCGCTCGCCCCCAAACCCATGCTCACCACCCTGGATCGCTTCGAGGACGAGTACCGCGCCCACGCCGAGCGGGGCGTTTGCCTGGCGGGCTCGTGCAAGACGGACCCGGTCTCCCCGTTGCTGGCGCCGCTGGCGTCATAG
- a CDS encoding FAD-dependent oxidoreductase encodes MTFAGNGNGKGNSSMVGPFEDYAPIWPVVPGTRKITVTINGRQVQAEEGQTILQACRVLGLEIPTLCYEPKLSPYGACRICVVEVDGQDNTPISCGTDLAEGMVITTHSERVIENRRLVLELIFSDHDAYCLPPCQFKCPTRVDIPGYLKANAEGNWEEATRILKRSLPFPAILGRVCPAPCETHCRREEVDTAIAIRDSHRYCADRVLEVDAPAPLPWPKESDTGRRVAIVGSGPAGMTVAYYLQLRGHHCDVFEADPEQGGMLRYGIPEYRLPNGWMDRELNHVWELGATFKPNMRLGRDFHLADLVEQGYDAIFVGIGCYKPNEMGIPGEDADGTVNALENLYNSTRGIPVPALKGASVVVIGGGFTAIDCTRTSLRQGAAEVNLVYRRDLKDMPAQDEVHEAAEEGAKVTFQAAPVRIVTDAKGKVTGVEFQKMHLGEADEKGRRRPEPMPGTEFIIECDTVLGAIGQGPELAWIDSEPDEIRSGLEVSRQGRLVADANTFRTGIPKIFAAGDVNLGATTVVEAIGDGRRASYAMDYWLRGHDLDDPQVRRMVSEPQPSFLTIVPFTDDVKEPQAVMGKLGAEERRTNFEEYEHGYTHDQAMGEAARCLQCTCEAIGHCDLREAAIEYETTLNMTIDERSIQDNPYVGINHGYGRDETHSFILRDYSRCIDCGRCAQVCKDIVGAGCYDFIGKGFDSLVTTADYVSLNETPCVSCGRCAETCPVGALMPRPRILETYQLDVSRCIFCGICADACPYDALRCGPEFEFSEYQRDLPMLDILEMSDRERPTR; translated from the coding sequence ATGACCTTCGCAGGCAACGGCAACGGGAAAGGCAACAGCAGCATGGTGGGGCCCTTCGAGGACTACGCCCCCATCTGGCCGGTGGTGCCCGGCACGCGCAAGATTACGGTCACGATCAATGGCCGCCAGGTCCAGGCCGAGGAGGGCCAGACCATCCTCCAGGCCTGTCGGGTGCTTGGGCTCGAGATCCCCACCCTGTGCTACGAGCCCAAGCTGTCCCCGTACGGTGCCTGCCGGATCTGCGTGGTCGAGGTGGACGGCCAGGACAACACGCCCATCTCGTGCGGGACCGACCTCGCCGAGGGGATGGTCATAACCACCCACTCGGAGCGGGTCATCGAGAACCGCCGCCTGGTGCTGGAGCTGATCTTCTCGGACCACGACGCGTACTGCCTGCCGCCCTGCCAGTTCAAGTGCCCCACCCGGGTCGACATCCCCGGCTACCTGAAAGCCAACGCGGAGGGCAACTGGGAAGAGGCGACCCGCATCCTGAAGCGCTCGCTCCCCTTCCCGGCCATCCTGGGTCGGGTGTGCCCCGCCCCCTGCGAGACCCACTGCCGGCGCGAAGAGGTGGACACCGCCATCGCCATCCGCGACTCGCATCGGTACTGCGCCGACCGGGTCCTGGAGGTGGACGCGCCGGCCCCGCTGCCGTGGCCCAAGGAATCGGACACCGGGCGCCGGGTGGCGATCGTCGGTTCAGGGCCCGCCGGCATGACGGTGGCCTACTACCTCCAGCTGCGCGGGCATCACTGCGACGTGTTCGAGGCCGATCCCGAGCAGGGGGGAATGCTCCGCTACGGGATTCCCGAGTACCGCCTGCCCAACGGCTGGATGGACCGCGAGCTGAACCACGTCTGGGAGCTGGGCGCCACCTTCAAGCCGAACATGCGCCTGGGCCGCGACTTCCACCTGGCCGATCTGGTGGAGCAGGGCTACGACGCCATCTTCGTGGGCATCGGCTGCTACAAGCCCAACGAGATGGGGATTCCCGGCGAGGACGCCGACGGGACCGTCAACGCGCTGGAGAACCTGTACAACAGCACCCGCGGCATCCCGGTTCCCGCCCTGAAGGGGGCCAGCGTGGTGGTCATCGGCGGCGGCTTCACGGCCATCGACTGCACCCGGACCTCCCTCCGCCAGGGCGCAGCCGAGGTCAACCTGGTGTACCGCCGTGACCTGAAGGACATGCCAGCGCAGGACGAGGTCCACGAGGCCGCCGAGGAAGGCGCCAAGGTCACCTTCCAGGCCGCGCCGGTCCGCATCGTGACCGATGCCAAGGGCAAGGTGACCGGGGTCGAGTTCCAGAAGATGCACCTGGGCGAGGCCGATGAGAAGGGCCGGCGCCGGCCGGAGCCCATGCCCGGCACCGAATTCATCATCGAGTGCGACACGGTCCTGGGTGCCATCGGCCAGGGGCCGGAGCTGGCGTGGATCGACTCCGAGCCCGATGAGATCCGCTCCGGGCTGGAGGTCAGCCGCCAGGGGCGTCTGGTGGCCGATGCGAACACGTTCCGCACAGGCATCCCCAAGATCTTCGCCGCCGGCGACGTGAACCTGGGGGCCACCACCGTGGTGGAGGCCATCGGCGACGGTCGGCGGGCGTCGTATGCCATGGACTACTGGCTCCGCGGCCACGACCTGGACGACCCGCAGGTGCGGCGCATGGTGTCCGAGCCGCAGCCCTCGTTCCTGACCATCGTGCCCTTCACCGACGACGTGAAGGAGCCCCAGGCGGTGATGGGCAAGCTGGGCGCTGAGGAACGGCGCACGAACTTCGAAGAGTACGAGCACGGCTACACCCACGACCAGGCCATGGGCGAGGCCGCCCGCTGCCTGCAGTGCACGTGCGAGGCGATTGGCCACTGCGACCTGCGCGAGGCGGCCATCGAGTACGAGACCACCCTGAACATGACGATCGACGAGCGGTCGATCCAGGACAACCCGTATGTCGGCATCAACCACGGCTACGGCCGGGACGAGACCCACTCGTTCATCCTGCGCGATTACTCGCGCTGCATCGATTGCGGCCGATGCGCCCAGGTGTGCAAGGACATCGTGGGCGCCGGGTGCTACGACTTCATCGGAAAGGGCTTCGACTCGCTGGTTACGACCGCCGATTACGTCTCGTTGAACGAAACGCCGTGCGTGTCATGCGGGCGGTGCGCGGAGACGTGCCCGGTGGGGGCGCTCATGCCGCGGCCGCGGATCCTGGAGACGTACCAGCTCGACGTGAGCCGCTGCATCTTCTGCGGCATCTGCGCCGACGCCTGCCCCTACGACGCGCTCCGCTGCGGCCCGGAGTTTGAGTTCAGCGAGTACCAGCGCGACCTGCCCATGCTCGACATCCTCGAGATGTCCGACCGGGAGCGCCCCACCCGCTAG
- a CDS encoding NADH-quinone oxidoreductase subunit M: MSGLPVLSLIVFTPLLGVAALLFVPGTNHRLIRWVALLAAMGSLGFSLFLVGYDPAGAEFQFREDLPWISAFGIRYQLGVDGMSAVLVLLTTVLSVVSILYSWGPIQMRVKEYYAAMLLLMAGMLGVFVALDLFVFYVFWELSLIPMYLVIGIWGGPQRIYATLKFVIYTLVGSLLMLVAILAVVIANANLPGGTFTFSYEALRGVPFPDLLQAGAFIAFGLAFAIKVPMWPFHTWLPDAHVEAPTAGSIILAGVLLKLGGYGFLRFSLPLLPDAAQSFAPLMIGLALIAIMYGALVAMVQPDLKKLIAYSSVSHMGFVMLGAFVFNTQGLQGAIFQMVSHGITTGALFLLVGVIYERTHDRLISHMGGLNARLPAYAALFGLFTFASIGLPGLSGFVGEFLVMLGAFQYSAWVGAWAMLVVIASAVYMLWMFQRAFFAVPSDWMRRAWGGLHDLTRVEWLSLAPLVVLVVALGVFPAPVLEATAGPVQRILDAVQGAAGLNLVAWPW, from the coding sequence ATGAGCGGCCTGCCGGTGCTGTCGCTGATCGTCTTCACGCCGCTGCTCGGCGTGGCGGCCCTGCTGTTCGTGCCGGGCACCAACCATCGGCTCATCCGCTGGGTGGCCCTGCTGGCGGCCATGGGAAGCCTGGGCTTCAGCCTATTCCTGGTGGGCTACGACCCCGCCGGGGCGGAGTTCCAGTTCCGCGAGGACCTTCCCTGGATCAGCGCATTCGGGATCCGCTACCAGCTGGGGGTGGACGGCATGAGCGCAGTGCTGGTGCTGCTCACCACGGTCCTGAGCGTGGTCAGCATCCTGTACTCCTGGGGGCCGATCCAGATGCGGGTCAAGGAGTACTACGCCGCGATGCTGCTCCTGATGGCCGGCATGCTCGGCGTCTTCGTGGCGCTCGACCTGTTCGTGTTCTACGTTTTTTGGGAGCTGAGCCTGATCCCGATGTACCTGGTGATCGGGATCTGGGGTGGGCCGCAGCGCATTTACGCCACGCTGAAGTTCGTCATCTACACGCTGGTCGGCTCGCTCCTCATGCTGGTCGCCATCCTGGCCGTGGTCATCGCCAACGCCAACCTCCCGGGCGGGACGTTCACGTTCAGCTACGAGGCCCTGCGCGGCGTCCCCTTCCCCGATCTGCTCCAGGCTGGCGCATTCATCGCGTTCGGGCTGGCCTTTGCCATCAAGGTACCGATGTGGCCGTTCCACACCTGGCTGCCCGATGCTCACGTGGAGGCCCCGACCGCGGGCTCCATCATCCTGGCCGGGGTCCTGCTCAAGCTGGGCGGCTACGGGTTCCTGCGATTCAGCCTGCCGCTGCTGCCCGACGCGGCCCAGTCCTTCGCGCCGCTCATGATCGGCCTGGCCTTGATCGCCATCATGTATGGCGCGCTGGTGGCCATGGTCCAGCCCGATCTGAAGAAGCTGATCGCCTACTCGAGCGTGTCGCACATGGGCTTCGTGATGCTGGGGGCGTTCGTCTTCAACACCCAGGGCCTGCAGGGCGCGATCTTCCAGATGGTCAGCCACGGGATCACGACCGGCGCCCTGTTCCTCTTGGTGGGCGTCATCTATGAACGCACCCACGACCGGCTGATCAGCCACATGGGCGGTCTGAACGCCCGCCTGCCGGCCTACGCCGCCCTGTTCGGGCTGTTCACCTTCGCGAGCATCGGCTTACCAGGCTTGTCGGGGTTCGTGGGCGAGTTCCTGGTCATGCTCGGCGCTTTCCAGTACTCGGCCTGGGTGGGGGCCTGGGCCATGCTGGTCGTGATAGCCAGCGCGGTCTACATGCTGTGGATGTTCCAGCGCGCCTTCTTTGCCGTGCCGTCGGACTGGATGCGCCGGGCCTGGGGCGGCCTGCATGACCTGACCCGGGTCGAGTGGCTGTCGCTGGCCCCACTGGTGGTCCTGGTGGTGGCACTGGGGGTGTTCCCGGCCCCCGTCCTGGAGGCCACCGCCGGGCCGGTGCAGCGCATCCTCGACGCGGTCCAGGGCGCCGCGGGGCTCAACCTGGTCGCCTGGCCGTGGTGA